In one Pseudomonas tensinigenes genomic region, the following are encoded:
- a CDS encoding AraC family transcriptional regulator, producing the protein MPNPENAHRAKCADPRTIIFVAYGQMGLLDLTGAQTVFWAATRCLADLGLPGYVLHTASLHGGPVRTGEGLVVQTLRLDDLLDEPINTLIVPGSPHIRQALMDSAPLVDWLRVAFGKAWRTTSVCSGAFFLARAGLLDGLRVATHWLMADLFEQMFPRVELDREAIFVEQAPVWTSAGVSAGIDLALALVEADNGRDVAMQVARRMVVYYRRPDNQEQWSPLLQSQYATD; encoded by the coding sequence GTGCCTAATCCAGAAAACGCTCACCGCGCAAAATGCGCCGATCCTCGCACCATCATTTTTGTTGCCTATGGGCAAATGGGCCTGCTGGACCTGACCGGTGCCCAGACGGTTTTCTGGGCGGCGACCCGCTGCCTGGCCGACCTCGGATTACCCGGATATGTGCTGCACACGGCCAGCCTGCACGGTGGCCCGGTCCGCACGGGTGAAGGTCTTGTCGTCCAGACCTTGCGTCTGGACGATCTGCTTGATGAGCCGATCAATACACTGATCGTTCCCGGCTCGCCGCACATTCGCCAGGCACTGATGGACAGCGCGCCACTGGTGGACTGGCTGCGTGTCGCCTTCGGCAAGGCCTGGCGTACCACCTCCGTGTGCAGCGGCGCCTTTTTTCTGGCTCGCGCCGGCTTGCTCGACGGCTTGCGAGTCGCGACGCATTGGCTGATGGCAGACCTGTTCGAGCAGATGTTTCCGCGGGTCGAACTTGACCGCGAAGCGATTTTCGTCGAGCAGGCTCCGGTGTGGACTTCCGCTGGTGTCAGTGCCGGAATCGACCTGGCGCTGGCGCTGGTCGAGGCCGATAACGGTCGTGATGTGGCCATGCAGGTCGCCCGGCGCATGGTGGTTTACTACCGGCGCCCGGACAATCAGGAACAATGGAGTCCGTTGTTGCAATCGCAATATGCAACCGACTGA
- a CDS encoding NAD(P)/FAD-dependent oxidoreductase, with protein MKQHILVIGAGFGGVWSALSAARLLDQHDRNDVQITLLAPQAELRIRPRFYEPDVHTMKAPLGELFEAVGVTFVKGSADNIDTDSKRVTYTDAAGAQGTLSYDRLVLAAGSRVIRPALEGIIEHAFDVDGIEEAARLEAHIKSLKSLPPSAARNTVVVAGGGFTGIETATELPARLRAALGNDADIRVIVVDRGPQIAASLGDGIRPSIVEASRELGVEWVLDASVAAVDAGGVTLADGQRIEASTVIWTVGFRASALTEQVAGTRDPQGRLHVDGHLKVLGHTDVFAAGDVAYAATDTVGNFAAMSCQHAICLGRYAGNNVAADLLGVEPMTYSQPKYVTCLDLGAWGAVYTEGWDRQLKLVGQEAKELKTQINTVWIYPPAADRATALAAADPLIPVA; from the coding sequence ATGAAACAGCATATTCTGGTTATTGGCGCAGGGTTTGGTGGCGTCTGGAGTGCCTTGAGCGCAGCCCGCCTGCTGGACCAGCATGATCGTAACGATGTGCAGATCACCCTCCTCGCTCCGCAGGCGGAACTGCGTATCCGCCCGCGTTTTTACGAGCCGGATGTCCATACCATGAAGGCCCCCCTGGGCGAACTGTTCGAGGCCGTCGGGGTGACATTCGTCAAAGGCAGCGCTGACAACATCGACACCGACAGCAAACGCGTCACCTACACCGACGCCGCCGGCGCGCAGGGCACGCTGAGCTACGATCGCCTGGTGCTGGCTGCTGGCAGCCGCGTTATCCGTCCGGCGCTGGAAGGCATTATCGAGCATGCTTTCGACGTCGATGGGATTGAAGAGGCCGCTCGCCTCGAAGCCCATATCAAGTCGTTGAAGAGCCTGCCGCCGAGCGCTGCTCGCAACACCGTGGTGGTGGCTGGCGGTGGTTTCACCGGTATCGAAACCGCGACCGAACTACCGGCCCGCTTGCGTGCTGCACTGGGCAACGACGCCGATATCCGCGTAATCGTAGTGGATCGGGGCCCGCAGATCGCCGCGTCGCTGGGTGATGGCATTCGACCTTCCATCGTCGAAGCGTCCAGAGAACTGGGCGTCGAATGGGTGCTTGACGCTTCCGTCGCCGCCGTCGATGCCGGTGGTGTCACCCTGGCCGATGGACAGCGCATCGAGGCGAGCACGGTCATCTGGACCGTTGGTTTCCGCGCCAGTGCGCTCACTGAACAGGTGGCCGGCACCCGCGATCCGCAAGGCCGCCTGCATGTCGACGGCCACCTGAAAGTGCTCGGCCACACCGATGTTTTTGCCGCCGGCGATGTCGCGTACGCCGCTACCGATACCGTCGGTAACTTCGCTGCCATGTCCTGCCAACACGCTATTTGTCTGGGTCGGTATGCCGGCAACAACGTCGCCGCGGATCTGCTGGGCGTCGAACCGATGACCTACAGCCAGCCCAAGTATGTGACCTGCCTTGATCTGGGAGCCTGGGGCGCGGTCTACACCGAAGGCTGGGACCGTCAGTTGAAACTGGTCGGGCAGGAGGCCAAAGAGCTCAAGACGCAGATCAATACCGTGTGGATCTACCCACCGGCAGCGGATCGGGCGACGGCACTGGCGGCTGCCGATCCGTTGATCCCAGTGGCTTGA
- a CDS encoding MBL fold metallo-hydrolase: MSTYLNHSAAYQQDFAPQTSSGQTITSTFGGVQELVPSRYALRVGDIDVVVISDGVLPLPTSTMSTNADPAARAAWFKDMYLGPDAFDWALNVLVIRSGEQIILVDAGLGGQFPGFPRAGQLPKRLQAAGIDLGAVTDIVITHMHMDHVGGLLVDEVKNQLRPDVRVHVSAIEVAFWETPDFTQTVMPTPVPDVLRATANQFIEAYRGNVRTFDDEYQVAPGVVVKLTGGHTPGHSVVYVNSGGERLTFAGDALFPVAFEHPDWHNGFEHDPDESVRVRVRLMREAAASGEWFVATHLPFPSVGRVAVDGEAFRWIAAFWDY; this comes from the coding sequence ATGTCAACGTATCTGAACCACTCTGCGGCGTATCAGCAAGACTTTGCACCGCAAACTTCCTCCGGCCAGACCATCACGTCGACCTTCGGCGGCGTGCAGGAACTGGTTCCTTCGCGTTACGCGCTGCGGGTCGGCGACATTGATGTGGTCGTGATCAGCGATGGCGTGCTGCCTCTGCCGACATCGACCATGTCTACCAACGCCGACCCGGCCGCGCGCGCCGCCTGGTTCAAGGACATGTATCTGGGGCCGGATGCATTTGACTGGGCCTTGAACGTGCTGGTGATTCGCAGCGGCGAACAGATCATTCTTGTCGATGCCGGGCTGGGCGGGCAGTTTCCCGGTTTCCCGCGTGCCGGGCAATTGCCCAAGCGCCTGCAAGCCGCTGGCATTGATCTTGGCGCGGTGACGGACATAGTGATCACCCACATGCACATGGACCACGTCGGCGGATTGCTGGTCGACGAAGTGAAGAACCAGCTGCGTCCGGACGTACGCGTGCATGTTTCGGCAATCGAGGTGGCGTTCTGGGAAACGCCGGATTTCACCCAGACCGTCATGCCGACACCCGTGCCGGATGTACTGCGCGCGACCGCCAATCAGTTTATCGAGGCTTACCGCGGTAACGTCCGTACATTTGATGACGAATATCAGGTGGCGCCCGGTGTGGTGGTGAAACTCACCGGTGGTCATACACCGGGACATAGCGTCGTTTACGTGAACTCCGGCGGGGAGCGCCTGACCTTTGCCGGCGATGCATTGTTTCCGGTGGCGTTCGAACATCCTGACTGGCACAACGGCTTTGAGCACGATCCCGACGAGTCGGTCCGCGTCCGGGTTCGCCTGATGCGGGAGGCGGCGGCAAGCGGCGAATGGTTCGTCGCCACCCACTTGCCGTTCCCTTCGGTCGGTCGCGTGGCCGTCGACGGTGAGGCGTTCCGCTGGATTGCGGCGTTCTGGGATTACTGA
- a CDS encoding response regulator transcription factor yields MNNQGKDARSAMFKSAVIAVVDDDERMLVSLDSLLRAYGYTVKTYSSALAFLDAGDCEHTDCLISDIQMPGMCGVELYEALAAKNAHIPTLFITGKPGLPPQFSARVRKPEGYFSKPFDTQALLACIERALKRGR; encoded by the coding sequence ATGAATAACCAGGGTAAAGACGCAAGGTCTGCCATGTTCAAATCCGCAGTAATTGCAGTCGTCGATGACGATGAACGTATGCTTGTTTCTCTGGACAGTCTATTGCGCGCATACGGCTATACCGTAAAGACTTACAGCAGTGCATTGGCGTTTCTTGATGCGGGTGACTGCGAGCACACCGATTGCCTGATTTCCGACATCCAGATGCCCGGCATGTGCGGAGTCGAACTGTACGAGGCACTGGCGGCGAAGAATGCTCATATTCCGACCCTGTTCATCACGGGAAAGCCTGGCCTGCCCCCGCAGTTCAGTGCCAGGGTCAGGAAACCGGAAGGTTACTTTTCCAAACCATTCGACACTCAGGCGCTTTTGGCCTGTATTGAGCGGGCGTTGAAGCGCGGGCGTTGA
- a CDS encoding trifunctional serine/threonine-protein kinase/ATP-binding protein/sensor histidine kinase, producing the protein MQVLWDDGERMFCRRKHAGDGLDVNVLIASTAAEQPWRTTLDRLAHEYSLKDELQSPWAARPLELLRENGTVQLVLEDPGGVLLAELLSAPMQTETFLRLAISISVALGKLHNCGLIHKDIKPAHILVNCDDGHARLTGFGLASRLPRERQAPEPPETLSGTLAYMAPEQTGRMNRSIDSRSDLYAFGVTLYQMLTGSLPFAAADPMEWLHCHIARKPMPPNVRVTTVPEMLSQIVMKLLAKTAEERYQSATGVEQDLRRCMQHWQRQQSISEFALDERGMFDRLLIPEKLYGRESEVETLIAAFKRMTVSSQPEWVLISGYSGIGKSSLVSELHQTLIPARGLFACGKFDQYKRDVPYSTLVQAFQSLVRTLLSKSDAELAGWRDELLAALGAEAWLMTELIPELKLIIGEVAAVADLEPPQAQRRFLRVLRRFIGVFARAEHPLTLFLDDLQWLDLATLHLLEELLTRSDVKYLLLIGAYRSNEVDASHPLTARLQSIKTAGGRVQEMTLAPLARSHIEQLLAESSQSERSCIAPLAQLILDKTAGNPFFVIQFLQTLVEQGLLAYDHEVRRWVWDADCIDAQGYTDNVADLMIGKLARLPAQTQQVLQQLACLGNVADLATLSTVLGVAASQIHSLLWEAVRHELITRQDNVYRFVHDRVQEAAYLLIEETSRAQSHLRIGRILVARTPARKREEAIFEIVGQLNRGAVLMDEQEEREQLAQLNLLAGQRARASTAYASALKYFALGSDLLGDTGWECQRQLLFALESSRSLCEFLTRQLPAAEARLKRLSRRALTLPERTQVACLQVDLYLMLDQSHDAVAVCLAFLRHLGIDWPAHPGDAEVEDEYLRIERQLGGRRIEALIDLPPMEDAVALATLEALSKLIVAALHMDGNLPGLAICRAINLSIEHGNSDASCVAYANVPRIAGRRFADYPAGLAFAELGCRLVERRGLERYQARTQLAFLLFAQRWVQPVRTCVAPLRQVFEVANRTGDLPVGAFAGNSLVSNLLATGEPLAELQGEAERGLAYARKIGFGLGIDFIEAQLGFIQMLRGQTRPFGRLEAAPPSDLGNEHRQTSTSLVSACWRSIRRLQASYFAGDYPAATQAGLIAQKLLRSSHAFIEEAEYSFYSALTAAGLCSAASAQTRQASLADIGMHHRQLQVWADLCAQNYASHATLVAGEMARIEGRYLDAEQAYEQAIHLAQSTGFLHIEALANELASRFYAQRGLGKIARMYLQDACYGYRRWGAEGKVRQLEADHPFLRVEQPVLGPTTTIATPVEQLDLATVLKVSQAASSEIVLERLIEMIMRTAIEQAGAERGVLILTQAGEQRIVAEATTRDDTTQLALRDEPVSAALIPQSILFHVLRTQENLFLDDALAEPPFAVDPYVIEHCARSVLCLPLMHQAKLIGALYLENNLSSRVFSPTRIAALKLVASQGAISLVNARLYRDIAVREAKIRRLVDADIIGILFWTTEGEIVEANDAFLRMVGYTREDVVSGRVRWREMTPPEFRDVSETAMADAVRTGHAPPFEKQYFRKDGSRLPALVGLAILESSQQQGVAFVLDLTERKLAEASNRASEQRYREIQAELAHACRVATMGQLAASIAHEVSQPLASTLASAQAAVRWLTAQPANIEEVRLCLERIVKDANRGSEVLARIRGLIRKSPQPRESVNLNDVIGEVIEITRGQAQKGDVAVHLQLLPGLPRVNGDRVELQQVVLNLMMNALEAMGSTSAGERALGLRTQITETGQVWVSVSDSGPGFGAQSCEHLFTPFYTTKPSGLGMGLAICRSTIEIHGGQLWACANEPCGAIVQFVLPAEMVG; encoded by the coding sequence ATGCAGGTTCTGTGGGACGACGGAGAGCGCATGTTCTGTCGGCGCAAACATGCGGGTGACGGTCTGGACGTGAACGTTCTCATTGCCTCGACGGCAGCGGAGCAACCTTGGCGCACCACCCTTGATCGCCTGGCCCACGAGTATTCACTCAAGGATGAACTGCAGAGCCCGTGGGCGGCTCGCCCGCTGGAGTTGCTGCGTGAAAATGGCACAGTGCAGCTGGTGCTCGAAGACCCCGGTGGCGTGCTGCTTGCCGAATTACTTTCGGCGCCGATGCAAACCGAGACTTTTTTGCGGTTGGCCATCAGCATCTCCGTAGCGCTGGGCAAGCTGCACAACTGCGGGCTGATTCACAAAGACATCAAGCCTGCCCATATTCTGGTCAACTGTGACGATGGTCACGCACGGCTCACCGGGTTCGGCCTGGCGTCGCGATTGCCTCGCGAGCGGCAGGCACCGGAACCGCCCGAGACGTTGTCCGGCACGCTGGCGTATATGGCCCCGGAGCAAACGGGGCGGATGAATCGCTCGATTGATTCGCGCAGCGACCTCTATGCCTTCGGCGTCACTCTCTATCAAATGCTCACCGGTTCGCTGCCTTTTGCTGCGGCTGACCCGATGGAGTGGCTGCATTGCCATATCGCGCGCAAGCCAATGCCACCGAATGTGCGTGTCACCACCGTGCCCGAAATGCTTTCGCAGATCGTCATGAAGTTGCTGGCCAAGACCGCTGAAGAGCGTTACCAGTCCGCGACCGGGGTCGAGCAGGATTTGCGCCGCTGTATGCAGCACTGGCAACGGCAGCAGTCAATCAGCGAATTTGCGCTGGATGAGCGGGGGATGTTCGACCGCTTGCTGATTCCCGAGAAGCTTTACGGGCGCGAATCCGAGGTCGAGACCCTGATTGCCGCTTTCAAACGCATGACGGTCAGTAGCCAGCCCGAGTGGGTGTTGATCTCCGGTTATTCGGGCATCGGCAAGTCTTCACTGGTCAGCGAATTGCATCAAACCTTGATTCCGGCACGCGGGCTGTTTGCTTGTGGCAAATTCGACCAGTACAAACGCGATGTGCCCTATTCGACGCTGGTGCAGGCTTTTCAAAGCCTGGTGCGCACGTTGCTGAGCAAAAGCGACGCCGAGTTGGCCGGTTGGCGCGATGAATTGCTGGCGGCGCTCGGCGCTGAGGCGTGGCTCATGACGGAGCTGATCCCGGAACTCAAGTTGATCATCGGAGAAGTGGCCGCAGTCGCTGATCTTGAACCGCCTCAGGCGCAGCGACGCTTCCTGCGGGTATTGCGCAGATTCATCGGCGTGTTTGCCCGGGCCGAACATCCATTGACGCTTTTTCTTGACGACTTGCAGTGGCTGGACCTCGCCACGCTCCACTTGCTTGAGGAGCTACTGACCCGGTCGGACGTGAAGTATTTGCTGTTGATTGGTGCTTATCGCAGCAATGAAGTCGATGCCTCGCACCCGTTGACGGCTCGGCTGCAGTCGATAAAAACGGCGGGGGGGCGGGTGCAGGAGATGACTCTGGCGCCCCTTGCCCGGTCGCACATCGAGCAGTTGCTCGCGGAGTCGTCACAGTCCGAACGTTCCTGCATCGCGCCGCTCGCGCAATTGATTCTGGACAAAACGGCGGGCAATCCCTTTTTCGTCATTCAGTTTTTGCAAACGCTCGTCGAGCAGGGCCTGCTGGCCTACGACCATGAAGTCCGACGCTGGGTCTGGGATGCAGACTGTATTGATGCTCAAGGTTATACCGATAACGTGGCCGATCTGATGATCGGTAAACTGGCACGGTTACCCGCCCAGACGCAGCAAGTCTTGCAGCAGTTGGCGTGCCTGGGCAACGTCGCTGACCTCGCCACGCTCTCAACCGTTCTAGGCGTGGCTGCCTCGCAGATTCATTCACTGTTGTGGGAAGCGGTTCGTCACGAACTGATCACGCGTCAGGATAACGTCTATCGATTCGTTCACGACCGGGTTCAGGAAGCGGCTTATCTGTTGATTGAAGAAACATCCCGCGCGCAAAGCCATCTGCGAATCGGTCGAATATTGGTCGCACGGACGCCAGCACGAAAGCGCGAAGAAGCGATTTTCGAGATCGTTGGCCAGCTCAATCGTGGCGCCGTATTGATGGACGAACAGGAGGAGCGCGAACAACTGGCACAGTTGAACCTGTTGGCGGGGCAACGCGCTCGGGCTTCGACGGCCTACGCATCGGCGCTGAAGTATTTCGCCCTCGGTTCAGACCTGCTGGGGGACACAGGGTGGGAGTGTCAGCGTCAATTGCTGTTCGCTCTGGAGTCTAGCCGGTCCTTGTGCGAATTTCTCACCCGGCAGTTGCCTGCCGCCGAAGCGCGCTTGAAGCGCTTATCACGACGCGCCCTGACACTGCCTGAACGCACTCAGGTCGCCTGCCTGCAAGTCGATCTCTACCTGATGCTGGATCAGAGTCACGACGCGGTGGCGGTCTGTCTAGCGTTCCTGCGTCATCTGGGCATCGATTGGCCGGCACATCCCGGTGACGCAGAGGTGGAAGATGAATACCTGCGCATCGAGCGTCAGCTCGGCGGCAGACGCATCGAGGCGTTGATCGACCTGCCGCCCATGGAGGACGCCGTTGCTCTGGCCACTCTTGAGGCGTTATCCAAGCTGATTGTGGCGGCGCTGCACATGGACGGTAATCTTCCCGGCCTGGCTATCTGCCGAGCGATCAACCTGAGTATCGAGCACGGTAATAGCGATGCTTCGTGCGTGGCCTATGCCAACGTTCCGAGGATCGCCGGACGGCGTTTTGCCGATTACCCGGCGGGTTTGGCTTTCGCTGAACTTGGCTGTCGACTGGTCGAGCGGCGAGGCCTGGAGCGTTATCAGGCGCGCACTCAACTGGCGTTTTTGCTGTTTGCCCAACGCTGGGTTCAACCGGTGCGCACCTGTGTTGCGCCATTGCGTCAAGTGTTCGAGGTGGCCAACCGCACGGGCGATTTGCCGGTCGGCGCTTTCGCCGGTAACAGTCTGGTCTCCAATCTGTTGGCCACTGGCGAACCGTTGGCCGAACTGCAAGGCGAAGCCGAACGCGGTCTGGCCTACGCCCGGAAAATAGGCTTTGGTCTGGGCATCGATTTCATCGAAGCACAGTTGGGGTTTATCCAGATGCTGCGTGGCCAGACGCGGCCTTTCGGCCGACTCGAAGCTGCGCCACCTTCTGACCTTGGTAACGAGCATCGCCAGACATCCACTTCGCTGGTGTCCGCTTGTTGGCGTTCGATTCGCAGGTTGCAAGCCAGCTATTTCGCGGGTGATTACCCAGCGGCTACCCAGGCGGGCCTGATCGCTCAGAAGTTGTTGCGGTCGTCACACGCATTCATTGAAGAGGCCGAATACTCCTTCTACAGCGCCCTGACAGCTGCCGGCCTGTGCAGCGCTGCCTCTGCCCAAACCCGACAGGCATCCCTTGCAGACATTGGCATGCACCATCGGCAACTGCAGGTGTGGGCTGATCTCTGCGCGCAGAACTACGCCAGTCACGCCACGCTGGTGGCCGGTGAAATGGCACGTATTGAAGGCCGATACCTGGACGCCGAGCAGGCCTATGAACAGGCTATTCATCTCGCGCAGAGCACTGGGTTTTTGCATATCGAAGCTCTGGCCAATGAACTGGCGTCGCGCTTTTATGCGCAGCGTGGCCTGGGAAAAATTGCCCGAATGTACCTGCAGGATGCCTGTTACGGCTATCGACGCTGGGGAGCCGAGGGCAAGGTTCGGCAACTGGAGGCTGACCATCCGTTTCTGCGCGTCGAACAACCGGTACTCGGGCCGACCACCACAATCGCCACACCGGTCGAACAGCTGGACCTCGCCACAGTGCTGAAGGTCTCGCAAGCGGCGTCCAGTGAGATCGTCCTGGAGCGGCTGATCGAAATGATCATGCGCACAGCCATCGAACAGGCGGGCGCCGAACGCGGTGTGTTGATCCTGACGCAGGCCGGTGAACAGCGGATTGTTGCCGAAGCGACGACCCGCGATGACACCACGCAGTTGGCCCTTCGTGATGAGCCGGTGAGTGCGGCGCTGATACCTCAGTCGATCCTTTTCCATGTGCTGCGTACCCAGGAGAATCTGTTTCTGGATGACGCGCTGGCCGAGCCGCCGTTCGCCGTCGATCCTTACGTCATCGAGCACTGCGCACGCTCGGTTCTGTGCCTGCCGCTGATGCACCAGGCGAAGCTGATCGGCGCGTTGTACCTGGAGAACAATCTGAGCTCGCGAGTGTTCAGCCCGACGCGGATTGCAGCGTTGAAACTGGTCGCTTCGCAGGGTGCCATCTCACTGGTCAATGCGCGTCTGTACCGTGATATTGCAGTGCGCGAGGCGAAAATCCGTCGTCTGGTTGACGCCGATATCATCGGCATCTTGTTCTGGACGACTGAGGGCGAGATTGTCGAAGCCAATGACGCATTTCTGCGCATGGTCGGTTACACGCGCGAGGATGTGGTTTCGGGGCGTGTGCGGTGGCGAGAAATGACCCCGCCGGAGTTTCGCGATGTCAGCGAAACGGCCATGGCCGACGCCGTGCGAACCGGGCACGCGCCGCCATTCGAGAAGCAATACTTCAGGAAGGATGGCAGCCGCCTGCCGGCGCTCGTCGGTCTGGCCATACTTGAAAGCAGTCAGCAGCAGGGCGTTGCGTTCGTCCTTGATCTGACCGAGCGAAAACTCGCCGAAGCCAGCAATCGCGCCAGCGAGCAGCGTTATCGCGAGATTCAGGCGGAACTGGCGCATGCCTGTCGCGTCGCGACGATGGGCCAGCTTGCCGCATCGATCGCTCACGAAGTCAGTCAACCGCTGGCCTCGACACTCGCCAGTGCGCAGGCGGCGGTACGTTGGCTGACCGCCCAGCCAGCGAACATCGAGGAAGTGCGATTGTGCCTTGAACGTATCGTCAAGGATGCCAATCGGGGCAGTGAGGTATTGGCGCGCATTCGCGGGCTGATCCGCAAATCGCCACAACCCAGGGAGTCGGTCAACCTCAACGACGTTATCGGCGAAGTCATTGAAATCACTCGCGGTCAGGCCCAGAAGGGCGATGTAGCGGTTCATCTGCAGCTGTTGCCCGGGTTGCCTCGGGTCAACGGCGATCGGGTCGAACTGCAACAGGTGGTGCTCAATTTGATGATGAATGCGCTGGAGGCCATGGGCAGCACAAGTGCCGGCGAGAGAGCGCTGGGCTTGCGCACGCAGATCACGGAGACGGGGCAGGTATGGGTCAGCGTCAGCGATTCCGGGCCGGGGTTCGGCGCGCAGTCCTGTGAACATCTCTTCACGCCGTTTTACACCACCAAACCCAGTGGCCTGGGCATGGGCCTGGCGATTTGCCGATCGACCATCGAGATCCATGGCGGGCAACTCTGGGCCTGCGCCAACGAACCCTGCGGTGCGATTGTTCAGTTTGTCCTGCCCGCCGAAATGGTTGGTTGA
- a CDS encoding response regulator transcription factor gives MAHTAVVSVVDDDESVRMALDSLLRSNGYTVQLYASAEAFLSSSAAQHTRCLISDIQMPGLSGIQMYDQLCARGIRVPIIFITGYQGCPPRLSAKSAEPVAWFPKPFPCSELLACIDAILNRPA, from the coding sequence ATGGCCCACACTGCTGTTGTTTCGGTTGTCGACGATGATGAGTCCGTACGCATGGCGCTCGACAGTCTGTTGCGGTCCAACGGGTACACCGTGCAGTTGTACGCCAGCGCCGAGGCATTTCTGTCCTCGAGTGCAGCGCAACACACACGCTGCCTCATTTCAGATATACAGATGCCCGGTCTGTCGGGCATTCAAATGTACGATCAACTCTGTGCCAGAGGCATTCGTGTGCCGATCATTTTCATCACCGGTTACCAGGGCTGCCCACCTCGCCTGAGCGCAAAGTCCGCCGAACCCGTGGCCTGGTTTCCCAAGCCATTCCCTTGCAGCGAACTCCTGGCCTGCATCGACGCCATCCTCAATCGCCCCGCCTGA
- a CDS encoding GlxA family transcriptional regulator, with protein sequence MNSILPETHHISNLRVQPRTLVFLAYPHMGLLDLTGAQTVFWAASKAMAVRGLPGYDIHTASLAGGLIATAEGLSVHTTSLATFDGLAIDTLIVPGAPDIRQALIDEVALVNWLREASVKAGRTASVCSGTFLLAQAGLLEGLRATTHWAMCDLLKHGFPGIDVDLDAIFIQQGTLWTSAGVSTGIDMALALVEADCGRDVALEVARELVVFLKRPGGQAQFSQLLQAQTDDRGSFDALHLWISDNLSDPRLTVESLARQAQMSTRNFARVYKNKLGRTPAKALELFRLEAARRLLEDSERNIDQIAQLCGFGDEERMRYTFHRHLSITPREYRSRFSR encoded by the coding sequence ATGAACTCGATTCTTCCCGAGACTCACCACATCAGCAATCTGCGCGTTCAACCGCGCACATTGGTGTTTCTCGCGTACCCACACATGGGTCTGCTGGACCTGACCGGTGCGCAAACCGTATTTTGGGCCGCGTCCAAAGCCATGGCCGTCCGCGGCCTGCCTGGCTACGACATACACACGGCAAGCCTTGCAGGTGGACTGATCGCCACGGCCGAGGGGCTGTCGGTGCACACCACATCCCTGGCCACTTTCGATGGATTGGCAATCGACACCCTGATCGTGCCCGGCGCGCCCGACATTCGTCAGGCGCTGATTGACGAAGTCGCCCTGGTGAACTGGCTGCGCGAGGCGTCGGTCAAGGCCGGACGCACCGCATCGGTATGCAGCGGCACCTTTCTGCTGGCCCAGGCCGGACTGCTTGAAGGTTTGCGCGCGACCACGCACTGGGCGATGTGCGACCTGCTCAAGCATGGTTTCCCCGGCATCGATGTCGACCTTGATGCGATTTTCATCCAGCAAGGTACGCTCTGGACCTCGGCGGGCGTGAGCACCGGCATCGACATGGCACTGGCACTGGTCGAAGCCGATTGCGGTCGCGACGTCGCACTGGAAGTCGCACGGGAACTGGTGGTGTTTCTCAAGCGCCCAGGAGGGCAAGCGCAATTCAGCCAGTTGCTGCAAGCGCAAACTGACGACCGAGGCAGCTTTGACGCTTTGCATCTATGGATCAGCGATAACCTCAGCGACCCTCGTCTGACAGTCGAGTCACTGGCGCGCCAGGCGCAGATGAGCACCCGCAACTTTGCCCGCGTCTACAAAAACAAGCTGGGGCGTACGCCTGCGAAAGCGCTGGAGCTGTTTCGCCTGGAAGCCGCACGGCGGCTGCTCGAGGACTCTGAGCGCAACATCGATCAGATCGCACAGTTATGCGGCTTCGGCGACGAGGAGCGCATGCGCTATACCTTCCACCGTCACCTCTCGATTACGCCGCGCGAATACCGCAGCCGGTTTTCACGCTGA